Proteins co-encoded in one Opitutus terrae PB90-1 genomic window:
- a CDS encoding glucose-6-phosphate isomerase produces the protein MTWTRFKTHFYHNADLGVSLDISRMPFADDFFTAMEPRMQEAFAAMNALEAGAIANPDEKRMVGHYWLRAPHLAPTPELANEISSTLTAIKEFAARVHSGEVAGPKGKFKNLLVIGIGGSALGPQLVAHALGRPRKDKLAVHFFDNTDPDGIDYVLDELRNQLAKTIVVVISKSGGTAETRNGMLEAIAAFKAAGLDYPKQFVAVTGVGSKLDQTAQSEGWLARFAMWDWVGGRTSELSAVGLLPAALQGIDIQGMLDGAAAMDVVTRFPTTAQNPAALLALMWYFATDGRGAKDMVVLPYKDRLLLFSRYLQQLVMESLGKELDLQGRVVNQGIAVYGNKGSTDQHAYVQQLREGVNNFFVTFIEVLKDREAKTSLEVEPGVTAGDYLQGFYLGTRDALSEKSRQSITLTVPDVSPRTLGMLIALYERVTGFYATLIGINAYHQPGVEAGKKAAGGVIALKRKITAALQAAPGTFVTVEELATQLGADVSAELVFKILEHLAANRGSGVKKRARTPWYQSKYGL, from the coding sequence ATGACCTGGACTCGCTTCAAAACCCATTTTTATCACAACGCAGACCTAGGCGTCTCGCTCGACATCAGCCGGATGCCTTTCGCGGACGATTTCTTCACGGCGATGGAGCCGCGGATGCAGGAAGCGTTCGCCGCGATGAACGCGCTCGAGGCCGGCGCCATCGCGAACCCCGACGAGAAGCGGATGGTCGGTCACTACTGGCTCCGCGCGCCACACCTCGCGCCGACGCCGGAACTCGCCAACGAAATCTCGTCGACCCTCACCGCGATCAAGGAGTTCGCCGCCAGGGTCCATTCCGGCGAAGTCGCCGGGCCGAAGGGCAAATTCAAAAATCTCCTCGTTATCGGCATCGGCGGATCCGCGCTTGGACCACAACTCGTGGCGCACGCGCTCGGCCGGCCGCGCAAGGACAAGCTCGCCGTCCACTTCTTCGACAACACCGATCCGGATGGCATCGACTACGTGCTCGACGAGCTGCGCAACCAGCTCGCGAAGACGATCGTCGTCGTGATCTCGAAATCGGGCGGCACGGCCGAGACGCGCAACGGCATGCTCGAGGCGATCGCCGCGTTCAAGGCCGCGGGGCTCGACTATCCCAAGCAGTTCGTCGCGGTCACGGGCGTCGGTTCCAAGCTCGACCAGACCGCGCAGAGCGAAGGCTGGCTGGCGCGGTTCGCGATGTGGGACTGGGTCGGCGGTCGCACGAGCGAGCTCAGCGCCGTCGGCCTGTTGCCCGCCGCGCTGCAGGGCATCGATATCCAAGGCATGCTCGACGGCGCCGCGGCGATGGACGTCGTCACGCGTTTCCCCACGACCGCACAGAACCCCGCCGCGTTGCTCGCGCTGATGTGGTATTTCGCCACCGATGGTCGCGGCGCGAAGGACATGGTGGTGCTGCCCTACAAGGACCGGCTGCTACTGTTCTCGCGTTACCTGCAGCAGCTCGTGATGGAATCGCTCGGCAAGGAGCTCGACCTGCAGGGCCGCGTGGTGAACCAGGGCATCGCCGTCTACGGCAACAAGGGTTCGACCGACCAGCACGCCTACGTACAGCAGCTCCGCGAAGGCGTGAACAACTTCTTCGTGACGTTCATCGAGGTACTGAAGGACCGCGAGGCCAAGACCTCGCTCGAGGTCGAACCCGGCGTGACTGCCGGCGATTACCTGCAGGGCTTCTATCTCGGCACGCGCGACGCGCTCAGCGAGAAGAGCCGGCAGTCGATCACGCTGACCGTGCCCGATGTTTCGCCGCGCACGCTCGGCATGCTGATCGCGCTCTATGAACGCGTGACCGGTTTCTACGCCACGCTGATCGGGATCAACGCGTATCACCAACCTGGTGTCGAAGCCGGCAAGAAGGCCGCCGGCGGCGTGATCGCACTCAAGCGCAAAATCACCGCGGCGCTGCAGGCTGCGCCGGGGACGTTCGTCACCGTTGAGGAGCTCGCGACTCAACTCGGCGCAGACGTGTCGGCGGAACTGGTGTTCAAAATCCTCGAGCACCTCGCGGCGAACCGCGGCTCCGGCGTGAAGAAGCGCGCCCGGACGCCTTGGTATCAGTCCAAATACGGCCTGTGA
- the ilvD gene encoding dihydroxy-acid dehydratase produces MSSQPNPTTPRPHSSVVVDGHDRAPARSMLRAVGFTDEDFRKPQIAVASSPSDMTPCNVHLGELSEHARKGIVAAGGKPVYFNTITVTDGISMGTQGMRYSLVSREVIADSIETAVAAEGFDGLIAIGGCDKNMPGSMIAIARLNRPAVFIYGGTILPGFLPGDCEHQKPLDIVSVFEAVGKHAKGELDDAGLKQVESCAIPGPGSCGGMYTANTMASAIEALGMSLPNSSAQLAVGEAKRLDCERAGAAVMAMLKSGLRPRDIMTRQAFENAIMVCTALGGSTNLILHLLAIAHSAQVPLTLEDFKVIGERVPLLADLKPFGKYNMSHLVRIGGIRPMMKLLLDRGLLHGECLTVTGETIAETLKDVKPYGAYPNEQDIIRPWDQPIKKETHLRVLRGNLAPEGAIGKITGKEGLYFKGTAKVYEGEEDALQGILRGDVVKGDVVVIRNEGPVGGPGMREMLSPTSAVAGRGLIKDVALITDGRFSGGSHGFDVGHITPEAACGGPIGIVRNGDLIEVDAVKNTISLLISEPDYQARMKANKPRPPRETRGVLAKYAKLVSTASEGAVTDKYL; encoded by the coding sequence ATGAGTTCCCAGCCTAATCCAACGACTCCCCGCCCGCATTCCTCAGTGGTGGTGGACGGCCACGACCGCGCCCCCGCCCGCTCGATGCTTCGAGCCGTCGGTTTCACCGACGAGGACTTTCGCAAACCGCAGATCGCCGTCGCGTCGTCGCCCAGCGACATGACGCCGTGCAACGTGCACCTCGGCGAACTGAGCGAGCACGCGCGCAAGGGTATCGTCGCCGCCGGCGGCAAGCCGGTCTACTTCAACACCATCACGGTGACCGACGGCATCAGCATGGGCACGCAGGGCATGCGCTACAGCCTGGTGTCTCGCGAAGTGATCGCCGACTCCATCGAAACCGCGGTGGCGGCCGAAGGCTTCGACGGGTTGATCGCGATCGGCGGCTGCGACAAAAACATGCCGGGCTCGATGATCGCCATCGCCCGGCTCAACCGCCCCGCGGTGTTCATTTACGGCGGCACGATTCTCCCCGGGTTCCTGCCCGGCGACTGCGAGCACCAAAAACCGCTCGACATCGTCTCGGTGTTCGAAGCCGTCGGCAAGCACGCCAAGGGCGAACTCGACGACGCCGGGCTGAAGCAGGTGGAATCGTGCGCGATCCCCGGTCCCGGCTCCTGCGGCGGCATGTATACCGCCAACACCATGGCCAGCGCCATCGAGGCGCTCGGCATGAGCCTGCCCAACAGCAGTGCGCAGCTCGCCGTGGGCGAAGCGAAGCGGCTCGATTGCGAGCGCGCCGGTGCCGCGGTCATGGCAATGCTCAAGAGCGGGCTGCGGCCGCGCGACATCATGACGCGCCAAGCCTTCGAGAACGCGATCATGGTCTGCACCGCGCTCGGCGGTTCAACCAACCTCATTCTCCACCTGCTCGCCATCGCGCACAGCGCCCAGGTGCCGCTCACGCTCGAGGACTTCAAGGTCATCGGTGAACGCGTTCCGTTGCTCGCCGACCTGAAACCGTTCGGCAAATACAACATGAGCCATCTCGTCCGGATCGGCGGCATCCGGCCGATGATGAAGCTGCTGCTCGATCGCGGGCTGCTCCACGGCGAGTGCCTCACCGTCACGGGCGAGACCATCGCCGAAACGCTGAAGGACGTGAAGCCCTACGGCGCTTATCCGAACGAGCAGGACATCATCCGGCCGTGGGACCAGCCGATCAAAAAGGAAACGCACCTTCGCGTGCTCCGCGGCAATCTCGCCCCCGAGGGCGCGATCGGCAAAATCACCGGCAAGGAGGGGCTTTACTTCAAGGGCACCGCGAAGGTCTACGAGGGCGAGGAGGACGCGCTGCAGGGCATTCTCCGTGGCGACGTGGTCAAGGGCGACGTGGTCGTCATCCGCAACGAGGGCCCGGTCGGCGGCCCCGGCATGCGCGAGATGCTCTCGCCCACCAGCGCGGTCGCCGGTCGCGGGCTCATCAAGGACGTCGCGCTCATCACCGACGGCCGGTTCTCCGGCGGCAGCCACGGTTTCGACGTCGGCCACATCACGCCGGAAGCGGCCTGCGGCGGTCCGATCGGCATCGTGCGCAACGGCGATCTCATCGAGGTCGACGCGGTGAAGAACACGATCAGCCTGCTGATTTCCGAGCCGGACTACCAGGCCCGCATGAAGGCCAATAAACCGCGGCCGCCCCGCGAGACCCGCGGCGTGCTCGCCAAATACGCCAAGCTCGTCAGCACCGCCTCCGAGGGCGCCGTGACGGACAAGTATCTTTGA